DNA sequence from the Tenacibaculum mesophilum genome:
AACGAAAACGTTTTTGGTGGAAGTTTTTCTCCTGATAATTCTAAGTTACTTGTAACTAGTAATCGTTCAGGAATCTATAACATGTACACCGTTTCAACATCTGGAGGAGAATTTGAACCTATTACAAAATCAGATAGTTCTTCCGTTTTTGCAACATCTTATTTCCCAAAGGATGAAAGAATGTTATTTAGAATGGATAATAATGGAGATGAAATTTATCATATCTTTTTAAGAGAACTTAACGGTGATATTAAAGATTTAACACCAACTAAAGGTGCCAGAGCAAGCTTTTTTGGTTGGGCTAAAGATGAAAAAAGTTTCTTTTTTACTTCAAATGAAAGAGACAATCGTTTTATGGATCTCTATGAAATGGATGTGGAAACGTTTACTCCAAAAATGATTTATGAAAATAAAGAAGGTTATAACGTAGCAGCAATATCAAACAATAAAAACATACTAGCCCTAAGCAAAACGGTTAATACTAACGATAGTGATTTATTTTTGTTTGATAGAACCACCAAAGTAATCACCAAAATTAACCTAAGATTAAGTGGTAATTCTGCTGCTGATTTTTCTATTGATGATACCGAGTTCTACTATACAACAGATGCTGAAGGTGAATTTGCTACTTTAATGAAATATACAATTAGTACTAACGAAACAGAAAAAGTACTAGCCAAAGATTGGGATATTTCCGGAAGCTACTTTACAAACAATGGTACCTATAGAGTAACATACATTAATGAAGATGCTAAAAATGTAATTGAAGTTTATGATGTTAAAGCTGGTAAAAATATTGAGCTTCCTAATGTTGATGGAAAAAGTATTACTAGCGTTGGTTTTTCTAGAGACGAAAGTATGATGCGTTTTTATGCTGGTGGTTCTAATACTCCTTCAAACTTATATGTGTATGACTTAAAAACAAAAAAACAAACGCAGCTAACCGATGTGTTAAATAAAGAAATTAATCCTGCTGATTTAGTAAAAGCGAAAGTAATTCGTTACCCTTCTTTTGATGGAGTAACTATTCCTGCAATTTACTATGTACCTCATCAAGCTTCAGAAGACACTAAAGTTCCTGCTTTAGTTTGGGTTCATGGAGGTCCTGGAGGACAATCACGTCAAAATTTCAGTTCTAGAATTCAATATTTAGTAAACCATGGCTATGCTGTTTTAGCTGTAAACAATCGAGGTAGTAGCGGATACGGTAAAACCTTTTTTACTATGGATGATTTAAACCATGGAGAAAAAGATTTGCAAGATTGTGTAGAAGGGAAAAATTGGTTAGCAAAACAACCAGAAATTGATGCTGAAAAAATAGGTATTATTGGAGGATCTTACGGTGGTTATATGACCATGGCTGCTTTAACATACACTCCAGAAGAATTTGCTGTTGGTGTAAACATTTACGGAGTTACAAACTGGATGCGCACCTTAAAAAGTATTCCATCTTGGTGGGAATCTTTTAGAGAGGCTTTATATAAAGAACTAGGAGATCCACACTCTGCAGACTCAGTAAGATTGAAAAGAATTTCTCCTTTATTCCATACAGACAAAGTAACCAAGCCATTAATGGTATTACAAGGAGCTAAAGACCCAAGAGTTTTACAGGTAGAATCTGATGAAATTGTAGCTGGTGTTAAGAAAAATGGAGTTCCTGTAGAATATGTGCTGTTTGATGATGAAGGGCATGGTTTTGTTAAAAAGGAAAATCAAATAGAAGCTAATAGTAGAATCTTACAATTTTTAGACACCTACTTAAAGAAAGAAGAACCTATAAAAAACGACCAATTATAAATAAACTCGAAGAACTTTAACAATATAACTTTTCATACAAATTATTGAGTTTATATTTTTGTCAATACAACATAAAATCTCCCGTATATTTATTTATGTGGGAGATTTTTAATATGACAAAGAACTACAACACTATTATTATGCGAAAATTATTCTTATTAATTGTCTCTTTACTTTCATTAAACAGTTTTTCACAAAATCAACCTGATCCAACAAAAGAATTAGGGGTTTGGTACATGTATAACGGATCACACCAAATTTCAGATAAATTTGGTTTAAAATCTATGGCACATTTTCGCTTTTTTGAAGTTGGAGATGACATGCAGCAGTTTATCGGGCGTTTGGGAGCTAATTATAAGTTCAATAAAAATATCAACGCTACTATAGGGTATGCCTTCTTAAACACTGATGAAACTTTTAATGTTAATGCAGGCGACTTTAACGAACATCGTATTTATGAAGACCTAAATGTAAATCATAAAATAGCTAGTTTAAACTTAGCACATCGTTTTAGAGGTGAACAACGTTTTTTTAAATCAACTACCAGTAATTTCTTTCGATATCAACTTGCATTGGGACATCCTATCAATGAAAAATGGTCTACATACCTATACAATGAAACCTTTTTAGATTTTGAGGGAGAAGCTTATAATCAAAACTGGTTTGGAGCTGGTTTTAAATATAAAGTATCTGACGTAGTTAAGCTTCAAGCAGGATATCAACTAATACATGTAAACGAGGTTGGTAACTTTAATAGAATTCAATTAGGAGTTGCAATAAGTACAGATCATAGAAAATAGAACTAACTAATATTTCATACTTTAGCGACAAATTATTTTTAAATGGAAGCACCTCTTTTTACAAACGATGCAATCGTATTTGGTATTTTAATGATTTCGTTAGGTTTTGTATTTTATACAGAATCAAAAACCTCAGGATTTTGGCCTAAGTTTTATAAAATAGTCCCAGGTTTATTCATGGCTTATTTTATCCCTGCAATATTTACTACTTTAGGAGTTATTTCTCCAGAATGGGAAACTACCAGTGCTGCTGGCGAAGTCGTAAAAAACAAATCACAACTATACTATGTTTCTAGTAGGTTTTTATTACCTGCTGCCTTAGTTTTAATGACATTAAGTATTGACTTAAAAGCTATTTTCAACTTGGGCTCAAAAGCTTTAATCATGTTTTTTACAGGAACTGTTGGTATTGTTATTGGAGGACCAATTGCCATTTTATTAATTTCTACTGTTTCACCAGAAACAGTAGGAGGAGCTGGATTTGATGCTGTTTGGAGAGGACTTTCTACCTTAGCTGGTAGTTGGATTGGTGGTGGAGCTAACCAAACTGCTATGCTAGAAATTTATCAATACAATCCAGCTAAATATGGAGGAATGGTGTTTGTTGATATCGTAGTAGCTAATATTTGGATGGCTATCATTTTAATTGGAATTGGTAAAAAAGACAAAATAGATAAATGGTTAAAAGCTGATACTTCAGCTATTGAAGATTTAAAACAAAGAGTTTCTAACTTTACACAAAGTGTAAAAAGAACTCCTACTTTAACCGACTTTATAATTATGCTTGCCATTGCTTTTGGTACTGTTGGTTTTGGTCATTTTGCAGGAGCGTATTTAAGTGACGTTTTTGCTTCGTTAACAGCAACTATGGAATCTCAAACTACAAAAAACATTTTCTCTTTCTTGGGATCAAACTTTTTCTGGTTAATTAGTATATCAACAATTGCTGCTGTTATTTTATCTTTTACTAAAGCTAAAAATTACGAAGGTGCCGGTGCTAGTAAATTAGGAAGTATTTTTATTTATGTACTGGTAGCAACTATTGGTATGAAAATGGACTTAACGCTAATTTTTGATAATTTCAATTTAATTTTTATTGGTTTGGTATGGATGGCAATTCATGCTGGATTATTAATCTTAGTAGCTAAATTAATTCGCGCTCCATATTTCTTCTTAGCAGTAGGAAGTCAGGCAAATGTTGGTGGGGCTGCATCTGCCCCAATCGTAGCGCAAGCTTTTCATCCATCTTTAGCAACTGTAGGTGTTTTATTAGCTGTTTTCGGATACGCTATCGGTACCGTAGGCGCAATCCTATGTACAATTTTAATGGAAATAGCCTCAAAAGTTTAGGAGAAATCTGCATATTTGCAACAGACAAATTTTGAATTCAATGAAGAAAATTATTGCTTTTTTCGCAATTGCACTTGTTGCTTTTGCTTGTTCCTCTAAAAAAGAAGGAAACATGGTTGTTAAAGGTCAGATTAAAGGATTAAAAAAAGGTACTTTATATCTTCAAAAGATGAAGGACACATTATTGGTATCTGTTGATTCTATGGCGTTGTTAGGTGATGATAAATTTATATTAACAGATAATGTTGAGTCTCCTGTAATGTATTACTTAACTTTTGATGGTAATACAACAGATAAACACATTATGTTTTTTGGGGAAGAAGGTGAAATTACCATCAACGATAAAATTGAAGAGTTTGGTTTTAAACCTGAAATTAAAGGTTCTAAAAATCAAGAAGTAATGAATGAGTATCGTAAAATAAACCAACGTTTTATGGAGCAACGTCTAGATTTTGTAAAAAAAGAAGTAGAAGCTCGTCAAGCTCAAGATGAGGTACAATTAGAACAAGTAGAAGCAGATTATAAGAAAATGGTACGTCGTCGTTTCTTATTCTCTACAAACTTTGCTATTGCAAACGCTGATAGTGAAGCTGCACCATACATTGCATTATCTGAACTATATGATGCTAACATTCAGCTTTTAGATACTATTAATAATAGTTTAACTGATAAAGTTAAAAATTCTGAATACGGTAAACGTTTACAAAAGTTTGTAGATGATATAAAAACTAAAGAAGGAAAGTAAATATTCTTTTCTTTAAAAGAAGTAAAAAAGCTCATTCAGTTTGAATGAGCTTTTTTACTTTTATATTCTAAATTTTAAAAGACAATACTGGTAACTTACTGTGATTGGCAATATCTTCTGAAATACTACCTTCAAAAAAGTGTGCTATTCCCTTTCTACCATGCGTAGCTACTACTAAAACATCTGAGTTTATTTTGTCTGCATAATAGAACACTCCCTTTTCTACAAAATAATCAGAAATTATTTTTACTTTATGAATGTTTTCATCATAACTTTCATTTGTTTGATTAAAAAAATGCTTCATTCTTTCTTCTAACTCTTCGGTGCTTTTAAACTTAGACGTTGGTGTACTTACATATACCAGCTCCATATCTGCATTAAACTTCTTAAGAAACTCTTTCGCTTCCATATATGGTTGTACATCGTCATCAGAAAAGTCACAAGCAAACAGTATCTTTTCTATCTGTTTTACTATCGGTTCCTCTTTTATTACTAATACAGGTACATGCGCATAACGGATTACCTTTTCTGTATTAGAACCAATAAACATTTCTTTTAAACCACTAGCTCCTTTAGATCCCATAACAATCAAATCTGCTCCTTCATTTCTTGCCAACTGGTCTATTTCGCTAAAGATTTTAAAATGCTTTATAATTGGAGTTACTTTTATACCCGATAAATACTCTTTCTCTAAAAATTCTGCTAACTTTTTCTCAGACATTTGTAAATAAAACAACATTTCTTGTTGTAAATAACTTTCTGATCTACTTAAAACAGCATTAGATAACTCAAGCATATGTACTACCAACACCTCAGCGTCTGACTTTTTTGCTAAAAAAGCTGCTGTTTGTAAAGCATTTTCAGAATATTTAGAAAAATCAACTGGGACTATAATTTTTTTCATGATTAATTACTTTTAGGTTCTACGTCTTCTATAAAGTTACCTAAATTTTATCAGTAAAGCTATGATTTTTGTCACTTTATAAACCACTATATATTCTATACATTTGCTTTCTTAAATTTTACATTTGTTATGGATAAAAACTCTTCTAAATTTGTAGGCGTTGTTGTACGTGCCTTTATTTCTTTAATGGTCGTTTCTATTTTAGGTATTTTATTAAAGTTTTTTATTACCATACCCAATCGTATTTTTTTTAATAGATCTATAGCATATACTAGTACACATTATTCATATAAACCAGGACAAAATGGATGGACTTTTGATTTTTTTGTATTAAACAATGATGGTTTATATGTAGCCTTACCCTTACTTCTAGTGATTTTTATTGCTTTAGTTTTTTACTTTGGAGTATTTTCTGCTATTGCAACATTTTTAAATTTTAAAGCACAAAACACGCAATTAGCCAAAAGAGATTTTATTTTAACACTACTTGTTGTTAGCTTCTACTTTATGCCCAAATACATAAATATTGATTCTTTTTTAAACATCAATGAAAGAGGTGATTATGTACTTAAAGAGCGCATATATAATCCTAATAATGAAATTTGGGAAATAGGTGTTCAAAAAATAAGAGGTAACTATATTAAAGAACATAAAACCGTAAGCAATGACTCTTCATTTTTAGTTGTAAGAAAATTTAACACTAAAAAAATAGATACAGTTTTATTTGAAAAATTAGTTATTCCAGGCAATAATGTTTACGTTTTTAGTGCAAAAGATACCTTATGGTTATTTGAAACTTCTAATAATTATATAAAAGCTTTTAACATGGTTAACAGCAACATGGTTATAAAAAACAAAGAAGACTTAAACCGTATGATGCCCAAAAAACATCAAAAAAGTGGTATTGCCGAATTAAGTTATTCTCCTGCTCAAAAAAATAGTGTCTATGTAAAAACTAATTACGGTGAGGTGTTATACTTGCATACAGATGATAATTTAATTACTGATAGATACAAATACACTAACAGCACATACTATCTAAGACGCATAAACGAACATAGATATAAATTATATGCAAAAAAGAAACAGCTAGCTACTACCTTACAAGAAACTATCTTTTTAAATGCTGAAATTATTTCTTATAGAAATAATGTTGTTGTTATTAGATACAAAGTCAACATAAAAAAAGAAACTCCTTATATCATTTCAGCATATGATACTATAACAGGAAATAAACTATGGGATTTTAATGAAGAAAACAATCCTTTTTTAAATAATGCTTATGGTAAAGTTACTGTGAATGCAACTTTTTTACCAAACAAAACAATTCTTAGTTTTTATGATGTTTTTACATTAAAAGGAAATGTAATAATAGACAATCAAGGAAACTATATAAAACAGGAAATTAACATAACCAACTATTAAACAAGTTTTTTACACTTTTCAAAATTATGATTAATGGCAACCTTCAACTGAATTATGAAGATCAGATACAGGAAGTGGAGAAACATAAGGTATTCCTAACCCTAGTCCTCTAAGAATAAACAATACTCCAATAATAATTACAACATAAGGTATTGCTTGTTGAATTCTTTTTCGCACCAAACCATTTGCAAAATTCCCTACATAAACCACTGCCGTCATTAATGGTATTGTTCCTAATCCGAAGAGAAACATATATAGGCTTCCTGATAACATATTAGTTGTACTCAACGCTCCAAAAACTGCCATATAAACTAATCCACAAGGCAAAAATCCATTTAGAAAACCGATGGTAAAAAAAGTATCATTTCCTTTTTTCTTTAATTCTTTCCCTAAAGAAGACTTTACTTTCATTACCAATTTATTTATTGGATTTGAAAAGTTATATTTCTGAAAAGTTTTAGGTATTAAAACTGCAAAAATCATTAATACACCAACAATAATTGATAGTTGTTGCTGAAACCCAAAAAAATAAAACCCTTTACCTAGTAAACCAAATAAAAAGCCTATTAAACTATAAGTAAATAAGCGTCCTAAATGATAACTAGTTATTTGAAAAAACTGTTTTACTTTATTCGTTCTGTCTACAGGTAACATAAAGGCTATAGGACCACACATGCCTATACAGTGAAAACTACCTAATAAACCAAATATGATTGCTGAAAGAAACATTAAAACACTAACTCTTTCTGAAATAAATAATCTTTATTTTTGTAGTTCCAGGAAACTGTTATGTTCCAACGACCACCCAACAAACGTTTCTCAGGCACGAGCAAATATGTTTCGGAAATCGAAATAGGTATTTCGAAATCCAATTGTTTATCAGATGGTCTGTATAGGAACACTTTTCCTTTTATATCTTTAGGGTTAAAGTCCGTTGGAAAATGGACTTTAATTCCTTCAGTTACTTTTTCTATTTTAATATTCTTTTTTAATGCTTTCGCATTTTTAGTAGCATCTAATTTGTTCTGAAATTCTAATTCTTGTTGGTAGTATTTTTCAGTTACTAAATCGTGATTAAAGTTTTTACCTGTACTCATCGTAATTACGAAATACATAATAAAGCCTATAAATCCTATTATTGCTATTACTATACCCGTGCCCCAGTTTAGTTTCATTTTAATTTGTTTTTAGTCTTTGGTTCTTAATCTTTATTCATACTTACTCCTAAAAGCTAATGAACTTTAGACTGATTTATCTATAACTTCTTGGTCCTAAAAAGTTGGTTGTAGTAGTTTCAATAAGTTTATCACCACTATACACTCCTATTTTTAGTTTTTCTTTTTCATTTTTCATTTCAGACTGATGTAACTCTATAAATAAGGTTCCTTCTGCTAATCCTTGTTTAGGTACTTCAAAATCTTGATGTGTTACTGTTTCTATTTTTCCTTTATGAGATAACAATTTATAACTCACATTATCTATTTGTTTTGTTGTTTTATTTACTACTTTAAAAGTGTAAATATTACTAATAACTCCGTTTTCTTTGTGTTGATACAACTGCCCTGGCAATCGTAAAATTGTTGCTTCTACATCGTTCCTCAAAAACAGCATCCCTATTAAAATTCCTATTAAAATAAACAAAACTGCTGAGTACCCTTTCATTCTTGCAGTGAATTTAAAAGGTGCTTTCTTTACAATATTTTCTTCACTTGCATAACGAATAAGTCCTTTTGGCAATCCTACCTTTTCCATTATATGGTCACATTCATCAATACAAGCTGTACAGTTTACACATTCTAATTGCGTACCGTTTCGAATATCTATTCCTGTAGGACATACATGCACACATTGAAAACAATCTATACAATCTCCTTTTCCAGACGCTGCTCTATCTTCTTTTTTATTAAACTTTCCTCTCCCTGCTTTTCCTTCTCCTCTTACATGATCGTAAGCCACATTAATAGTTTTATTATCTAACAGCACTCCTTGCAGTCTACCATAAGGGCAAGCTATAATGCAAACTTGCTCTCTAAACCATGCAAAAATAAAATAGAAAACTCCTGTAAAAATTAGCAATGATATTAAAGTA
Encoded proteins:
- a CDS encoding DUF2490 domain-containing protein — its product is MRKLFLLIVSLLSLNSFSQNQPDPTKELGVWYMYNGSHQISDKFGLKSMAHFRFFEVGDDMQQFIGRLGANYKFNKNINATIGYAFLNTDETFNVNAGDFNEHRIYEDLNVNHKIASLNLAHRFRGEQRFFKSTTSNFFRYQLALGHPINEKWSTYLYNETFLDFEGEAYNQNWFGAGFKYKVSDVVKLQAGYQLIHVNEVGNFNRIQLGVAISTDHRK
- a CDS encoding S9 family peptidase; the protein is MKKHFLLLAIAVSVIACKTDKKESVKTSTAPKKYSIEQMMDNENVFGGSFSPDNSKLLVTSNRSGIYNMYTVSTSGGEFEPITKSDSSSVFATSYFPKDERMLFRMDNNGDEIYHIFLRELNGDIKDLTPTKGARASFFGWAKDEKSFFFTSNERDNRFMDLYEMDVETFTPKMIYENKEGYNVAAISNNKNILALSKTVNTNDSDLFLFDRTTKVITKINLRLSGNSAADFSIDDTEFYYTTDAEGEFATLMKYTISTNETEKVLAKDWDISGSYFTNNGTYRVTYINEDAKNVIEVYDVKAGKNIELPNVDGKSITSVGFSRDESMMRFYAGGSNTPSNLYVYDLKTKKQTQLTDVLNKEINPADLVKAKVIRYPSFDGVTIPAIYYVPHQASEDTKVPALVWVHGGPGGQSRQNFSSRIQYLVNHGYAVLAVNNRGSSGYGKTFFTMDDLNHGEKDLQDCVEGKNWLAKQPEIDAEKIGIIGGSYGGYMTMAALTYTPEEFAVGVNIYGVTNWMRTLKSIPSWWESFREALYKELGDPHSADSVRLKRISPLFHTDKVTKPLMVLQGAKDPRVLQVESDEIVAGVKKNGVPVEYVLFDDEGHGFVKKENQIEANSRILQFLDTYLKKEEPIKNDQL
- a CDS encoding FixH family protein is translated as MKLNWGTGIVIAIIGFIGFIMYFVITMSTGKNFNHDLVTEKYYQQELEFQNKLDATKNAKALKKNIKIEKVTEGIKVHFPTDFNPKDIKGKVFLYRPSDKQLDFEIPISISETYLLVPEKRLLGGRWNITVSWNYKNKDYLFQKELVF
- a CDS encoding sulfite exporter TauE/SafE family protein, which encodes MFLSAIIFGLLGSFHCIGMCGPIAFMLPVDRTNKVKQFFQITSYHLGRLFTYSLIGFLFGLLGKGFYFFGFQQQLSIIVGVLMIFAVLIPKTFQKYNFSNPINKLVMKVKSSLGKELKKKGNDTFFTIGFLNGFLPCGLVYMAVFGALSTTNMLSGSLYMFLFGLGTIPLMTAVVYVGNFANGLVRKRIQQAIPYVVIIIGVLFILRGLGLGIPYVSPLPVSDLHNSVEGCH
- a CDS encoding DUF819 family protein, whose product is MEAPLFTNDAIVFGILMISLGFVFYTESKTSGFWPKFYKIVPGLFMAYFIPAIFTTLGVISPEWETTSAAGEVVKNKSQLYYVSSRFLLPAALVLMTLSIDLKAIFNLGSKALIMFFTGTVGIVIGGPIAILLISTVSPETVGGAGFDAVWRGLSTLAGSWIGGGANQTAMLEIYQYNPAKYGGMVFVDIVVANIWMAIILIGIGKKDKIDKWLKADTSAIEDLKQRVSNFTQSVKRTPTLTDFIIMLAIAFGTVGFGHFAGAYLSDVFASLTATMESQTTKNIFSFLGSNFFWLISISTIAAVILSFTKAKNYEGAGASKLGSIFIYVLVATIGMKMDLTLIFDNFNLIFIGLVWMAIHAGLLILVAKLIRAPYFFLAVGSQANVGGAASAPIVAQAFHPSLATVGVLLAVFGYAIGTVGAILCTILMEIASKV
- the ccoG gene encoding cytochrome c oxidase accessory protein CcoG, which codes for METPKNEQFRDSIGTINDEGKRAWVFPKKPSGKFYKYRSYISYFLLAFLLLAPFIKINGNQFLLFNVLERKFNIFGFPFWPQDFHLMVISMIIGVVFIILFTVVFGRIFCGWICPQTIFLEMVFRKIEYLIEGDRGKQIRLAKQAWNAEKIRKRVLKWIVFFIISFIIANVFLAYLIGSDKLISYITGNPLDHISTLISLLIFTGVFYFIFAWFREQVCIIACPYGRLQGVLLDNKTINVAYDHVRGEGKAGRGKFNKKEDRAASGKGDCIDCFQCVHVCPTGIDIRNGTQLECVNCTACIDECDHIMEKVGLPKGLIRYASEENIVKKAPFKFTARMKGYSAVLFILIGILIGMLFLRNDVEATILRLPGQLYQHKENGVISNIYTFKVVNKTTKQIDNVSYKLLSHKGKIETVTHQDFEVPKQGLAEGTLFIELHQSEMKNEKEKLKIGVYSGDKLIETTTTNFLGPRSYR
- a CDS encoding DUF4369 domain-containing protein, coding for MKKIIAFFAIALVAFACSSKKEGNMVVKGQIKGLKKGTLYLQKMKDTLLVSVDSMALLGDDKFILTDNVESPVMYYLTFDGNTTDKHIMFFGEEGEITINDKIEEFGFKPEIKGSKNQEVMNEYRKINQRFMEQRLDFVKKEVEARQAQDEVQLEQVEADYKKMVRRRFLFSTNFAIANADSEAAPYIALSELYDANIQLLDTINNSLTDKVKNSEYGKRLQKFVDDIKTKEGK
- a CDS encoding universal stress protein; the protein is MKKIIVPVDFSKYSENALQTAAFLAKKSDAEVLVVHMLELSNAVLSRSESYLQQEMLFYLQMSEKKLAEFLEKEYLSGIKVTPIIKHFKIFSEIDQLARNEGADLIVMGSKGASGLKEMFIGSNTEKVIRYAHVPVLVIKEEPIVKQIEKILFACDFSDDDVQPYMEAKEFLKKFNADMELVYVSTPTSKFKSTEELEERMKHFFNQTNESYDENIHKVKIISDYFVEKGVFYYADKINSDVLVVATHGRKGIAHFFEGSISEDIANHSKLPVLSFKI